Proteins encoded within one genomic window of Mesobacillus subterraneus:
- a CDS encoding DNA topology modulation protein — protein sequence MKKIVLIGSGGSGKSTLARQLGEKLKINVYHLDALFWKPNWVGVPKDEQRKVQNDLVNKEEWIIDGNYGGTIDIWLNAADTIIFLDINRTICVYRAFKRMVQYRNKTRPDMGEGCEERFDLDFFKWIWNYPKTKRPEILKRLHQLSKEKQVIILKSPKEVRQFFEKVQ from the coding sequence ATGAAAAAGATTGTACTTATAGGTTCAGGAGGGTCAGGGAAGTCCACACTAGCAAGGCAATTAGGCGAAAAACTAAAAATAAATGTATATCATCTGGATGCTTTATTTTGGAAGCCAAATTGGGTAGGTGTTCCAAAGGATGAACAAAGAAAAGTTCAAAATGACTTAGTTAATAAAGAAGAATGGATTATCGATGGAAACTACGGTGGGACAATTGATATATGGCTTAATGCAGCAGATACAATAATCTTTCTTGATATTAATAGAACAATTTGTGTCTACCGTGCTTTCAAAAGAATGGTACAGTACCGAAATAAAACAAGACCAGATATGGGGGAAGGCTGCGAAGAAAGGTTTGACTTAGACTTTTTTAAATGGATATGGAATTATCCTAAAACTAAGAGACCAGAAATTTTAAAGAGGCTCCACCAATTGTCTAAAGAAAAACAAGTAATCATTTTAAAATCACCAAAAGAAGTTCGACAGTTTTTTGAAAAAGTACAATGA